Below is a genomic region from Silurus meridionalis isolate SWU-2019-XX chromosome 1, ASM1480568v1, whole genome shotgun sequence.
CTGTTTCTCAAACGAAACTGTTTAGATGAATTAAACTAAGCTGTATAAAGGACATGTGGCAATGGAAagttgtgatcaccacagaaaAAGGACATGCAAGAGCACACAACATCACTATTTCTCATGCCACACGCCTATGACATAATCACTCTTTGGCTATGTTTTCTTGTAAAATGGCATCTAAATGctaaacatactgtacacacaccagtagtcttttaaaaaataaacccaatttttatttaatttggtaGTTTGCTAATTCTCACCCTCTAGCttactctcttttctctcaggaTGCAACAAGTAGTAACTCAAATGTAGCATAAATCATgcaatttttatataaagtaaagAACATTCTCAATTCTCATCTAAAGTAAGTACTTTTTTCAGTTaacagatgaaaagaaaaagtgtgagcAATCATGACATGGTCAGCATGAGctgtgtagtttgtgttaatTATTTCACTTGTGCTATGACAGTGTGGTGAAAAAAATAGCTGATAACAGACCAAGGATATGATAACTGACCCCAGTGTTATCTATAATCTCTCATGAGCTCCAAAAACAGAACGGTATTTACAGCTACTGTGTATGCATATTATTTATAGTGTTAGATTTGAGCTACTTACAGTAAAGTTATAGATGTGCTGTAAATTTAGCTAAGAAGACAAATTCTAGCTAACTCTCAGATGTAGATTAAGTAACTTGGGTGAGCAGAAAGGTGTCCATGTGACTTTTGATGCATTTAAGTGGATTTATTTAGTCCGATGAACCACTTGTGTCAAATTATTAAAGGGTTTGGCTGCGATTCTAGACTCTGTGTTTATCGCTACAGGACAGGTCTGTCTCGAAAGTCCTACTGGTCCCTTTGTAGCTCAGCGTGAGAGCGGAACATGTTTccgatctgttttttttacacagagcaGGCACCTCAAAGAGGCAGGAAGAgccagaggagagagagatgtgcCAACCTTTCAGTTAATATATGCTATCTTTGTGCACTGACCAAAAGCTCTCTGTCCAAATAAGGATGGAATTTGTCCCTCAGTGTCTCTTAGAGTCTTTTATTGTCTCTTAGTGTCTTTTACAGTGTCTCAGGGATTAGAGTAATCAAActgtttattctctctctctctctctctctctctctctcacatgtaATAAAGTTACTGTCATATTTACTTTTTCCATCATACTTATATTTTCACCACTTTCTTACCCTTTCATGTTACTTggttaatcattttttatttttattaatcagAGTTTGTAACTATCCTTACCTGAGGAAAATTCACAGTTAAATGTGATAAATAGCCAGCAACCAGTTCCACATGCGACTAATGAAAGGAGAATTAAAAGAGCAGATTAGCCAAAGAATGAAAATGATCCAATTTTCCATTTAGCCCAAAGGTATCAAATTGATCAGCCCAGACGTTGCACACAAAACATTCCTTTAGTAATTATAAACATTTGGGTGGAGTAGGGAAAAGCTTAcacaaaatgtcatattttaaaTTCACTTCAGTAGCTTCAATATTCAGTGCCTAGTCAGCCCTTAATAGTGAAAAGGTAGAACCACATAATACTTGTAAACGTCTGGTGTCTCTCTATGTATACACAGTATTTCTTGtcctttattgatttatttgtttaacaatttgttttatgctttttaaaccCTAAACTAAATCAACTTATATGTGTATTTTCGTATCATATGACACTTTAATCATTGCGTAGTGTTGGTgtactattacattttttttccccccttattTGTGTACAAACCTTTCAGATGCTGTGTTTTCTGACACCTGCAAAATTGACAACAAATTTCTGTCTCTGAACTACCTGGGGAGTTATGTCCAGCCTCAGGCATCCAAAGGATGTGTCCTCTCTGGTCCCAGTGTTGATCAAGAGGTACACATCATCGAGTTGCAGGCCCCAAACTCCAGCAGGTGAGAATGTGTGAGATAAAGTGTCAACACAGGGAAATGTTATAAACTTCCCTTCCTGTATAAGTGCATTAGTAGCTGGAAGTTTGTAGAAGATTGTAAATTACAAACACTAAAACTGCCAGAGATCCACTATTGGTTTCTTAAACAAAACTTGTAACTTGCAATAGATCAAATGTATTGCATACaagaaaatagattttattttatttccaaactCATTTGAACCTGGTGTGAATAGTTCAGTCCTCTTCTGCTATCTGAAAGCCTAAACTGAATCACTGTTGATACCTTTTATGAGGCTTTAGTTACTTTACTAGAAGATTCTCTCCTCCAAGTGCTCTGATTACACAACAATGACTCAAAAGATCCCAGAAGGCATTTGGAAGAGGTTGCCAAGGTTGACTAATAGTGTTGCGTCAAGTGGTGTGTTGCGCATATGTCCTGCTTTTTGCCTGGGAAAATGGCCAGCATTTTAATCAGTTGGCCAGACACAGATAGTGCagacatttttctattttctcaatctttctttctctcgctcttgtTCCGTCTCTCTGAGCAGTGCCTTGCAGGTGGATGTGACGGTGGATTTAAGGCCAGTGGAACCAGACATGCCCCTGCACCGTGACATTGTGTTGCTCCTCAGATGTGAAAAGTCTGTCAACTGGGTGATTAAGGCCTACAGTGTCATCGGCAAACTGCACATAGTGGTATGTATGCATGTTTATGCACGACTGGATCTCAAATCCTTCCTCCAAATGTATTTTATCAACCAAAGTATGAAGACTTTAGCATTGTCACACATGTACTGTAGGACAGCCCGATTTCttaatattaaacaaacataaaacaaacaaaaatcagaaCCATGTATCTAAACTCAGAAGTGGTATACCGGTGGTTATTTTGAATAGGGAAACATGTTTAGATTGGTGTACAATGGTATGATTCTGCTTTCTAGAACAGTCTCCAAAAGAGTATCCAAAATCTTTATTATAGTCCTACAGTGAAGCTGAATAGAACAGCATGGCATTGCAGAAGTTTGTCTTGCTGTCTAATAGTCCCAGGCTCACTGGTTTGATCCCTTGaacttataataatatattattttatttaattatttatgaataataataatgatattgtgatttgtggtgagagtagggagcaggttgagaagagcctggagaggtggaggtacatgctggagagaaggggaatgaaagtcagtaggagttagacagagtacatgtgtgtgaatgagagggagtggagtggtgcggttgcaggaaaaggggtggagaaggtggaggagttcaggtaactggggtcaacagtgcaaagtaatggagagtgtgttagagaagtgaagaaatgagtgcaggcaggatggagtgggtggagaagagtgacaggagtgattagtgatagaagagtatctgcaagagtgaaagggaaagtttataggactgtggtgaaacctgcgatgttgtatggtttagagaccgtggcattgagtaaaagacaggaggtggagctggaggtagcggagctgaagatgttgaggttttcgttgggagtgacgaggatggacaggattagaaatgagtttattcgaggtgagggaggtgagattgaaatggtttggacatgtgcagaggagggacatgggttatatcggtaggagaatgctgaggatggagccaccaggaaggagtaaaagaggaaggccaaggaaaaggtttatggttgtggtgagggaagacatgcaggtaggtgggttgaaagaggcagatgtagaggacaggagggtatggagacagatgatctgctgtggcgaaccctaatgggagaagccaaaagaagaagatttattaataataaaatattaacaaaatcTATTTCTGTCTGTGAGAGTGTGATAGCTTATAAACACaatgcattttgtttgttcttgtGTCTGTATGAGTTTGCTTTGGGTTCTCAGGTTTTCTTCCACCTACCAAAAGATGCCACTGACTTGCCACTAGGTGTGAATGATTATGAGTATGGGTGGATTGTCAGTTGATTGGTGTTTCATTTAGAATACATCCCCACAATGTGTTTCTGAGATAGGCCAAGATAGAGCAGTTACTGGAGATGAATGAATTGAGGAAGATCTGTTGTTTGAAAATATGCTAccaatataattaatatgaaaACTGATATTGCATAGCTTAACAGTGGCTTTGAAGCAGGGATGTATAGATTTAGACGTGGGCTTATGGAAACGGTTTTGCATGGCGTATGCGCTCTTCTTGATTCCAGTGCAAACTTTAAACATGTGCTAGCTAATTGACTGCATTTGCATTGAGGGGGGACATGTGCTGTCGATTTTACCCATGTTGTTTTCACAAAATATGTTTACCATAGAATTATTATCCACTTTGCTTCAACACTAATGGTAATCCGATGTGTGAGAGCTTTAACTCACCATCTGAGTAGCAGACGTCCTGACTAGATTTCCTAGTTTTCTTCTGAGAGCCAATATGGCTTGATGGTGTTTCATGATATATTTGGATCAAGACAATAATTATAGGCATCAAATCTGTAAGGCTGTTTTGACATCTGATAGCACTGCCAGTTGTCTTTGTGAAGGATACACTGGCGGACAAACTGATGAAAAGACGGCTTGTGACAGGCCTAGGGCCAGGTGCTGTCAAACCGTTTTTccgatttctcttttttttatatggctCGAATCTGCATTGCAATTTTATTGTGCTCACCTGGCCTTGCGGTTGCTTAGAATTATGATCTTTTGTTTGAAGGTTTCTAAGGGATTAACACATTATGGGACATTCTGAACAGAACAAAATGAGTCAGGAAAGATACAAATGTGAAGATTAGATATAAGGAATATGATGGGATTTATTTTCGATACAAATTTCTGTTTGGTTCAGTTGCTGCTACTGCGATAAtgctaattttaaatattactgaAGGGTTTATAACTGATCATGATGCATTTTTCCTTAATAATACATTACAATTCTAGTGTAagtcatttacaataaatacagtTGAGAATACAGCTGTGTGGGAAAGTTTGTGTCAGTCAGGGATGTTAGTAAAACAGTAGAAAATGTGTGTTGCAGTTTAGAAAGAAAAGGAGTTTCGGAGAagtaaatgaaatgaatcattatgtgtaatagtgtttgttcttctttttcttctttttttttacttttatattgaCATTCACAATCTTTGGAAGtgatttaggaaaaaaaaagacttggaCAAGAttataacacacaaaaatagaTGAAAAATGGATGTTTGGCCAACCAGTCTAGTTGTCAGGATACTCTTGCTACAGTAAAAACTAGTACAGTGAAAACCACTGAATTTATATTGATCTTTTCTAAAACTTTTTTCCTCTTCCAGTCTCTTTACAACTCAGCCTTACTTTGTAGTTCTCTGTATTTTCTGATTTGTAACATACTCCACTGCCTCCTAgctcacacactttcacaatgCCTGAATGCTGGCAGACACTCATGACAACATCTGTGCATAACGTCTGTACATTTGCAGATTCAGAAATATTGGAAAATATGTGCTGTGGTGCTAGTGGCAGCTTGAGTGTATGTCCTGCACCATCACTAGGCTGAACCTGATATTACAAGTGGTAGGATTAGTTTAGCACAGGGCTAGGAGATGTCAACACGGATCTGTACAGTAGCAAGTTAAAGCTATCCCTGACTGTATGTGTAAGCCTGTGTGAATTGGACATTGTGTTCCTGGACTCCTGGAATGCCATCTATGCATGTGATATGATAGCCTCATAAAGTCAAAGCCTGGCTAACGTGGTGCTGGGTGTGAGAAAATAAGCGTGGGAAATGGGGATTATACCCCACTTCTTTCATCCGATTACCAACAAAGGACAAGCGGGAACAAATGTGGAATGCCTTTGTTATCAAAGATATTGAACCCGTTAGCTAATTAAAGAGAGTTTGAATCACTTCCAGCCTAGTCAGTAATTAAATAGATACAAATCAGATTGTAACCTTTATTAATGTATGAGACCCATCAGGGTGTAATCCCTGCTTTGCCTTCTCTCTGACCCTGAGAAAGCTAAAAACCTTGAGCCAGGGAATGtgtgttgcttttttattttttacgtAGCTTTAGAAAGTAAGTCAGTCAGATATTTTATAGCATTCAAGACTTTTAGTGGCTAGTCAGGGGATACGTAGCATATCATAGTGAAGGTTAGCCTCAGTTCATAGCTTTTCCTTTCCTCCTCCACAGACATCAGACAGTGTTAGCCTGAATGCTAGCACGGAGCGACTGATGCAGGTGTCTAAAGCTGTGAAGCAGAAGCTGCCTGCAGGAGCTCAGGCTCTGATCCAGTGGGCTGAGGAGAACAACTATGGCCCTGTCACTTCCTATACCAGCACTGCTGTGGCCAACATCTTCCACCTGCGTGTTAGAGAAAAAGGTACAGGGATTCAATCAGTATTTTGTGAGTTTTCTGTACAGAAATCTTACATAGGAAATGAACAGAATttttgaaattaataaaaaaattgatttaacATGAGTTAAATTTGAttgtatattcatataaatttttttttactatcttCTATTAACTAATGGCTGCATAGGAGTAAGGTTGTggtcagttttgtgtttctcAGCATTGTAGTTCAAACTCTGACCTTCGAATTTATATCGCATTTAGAAAAGTACATACATCCTGGCataacttatttaaaaaatacgtAATAAAGTAAGTACTGATTATAAGCTTTCAAAGAATATAACATCAAATATCATATCTGGTTACTGTTCATATTAACCCATTTTATCTGCAGAGTAGCTCATTTAACTTCCTTACTGTTCACAACTCTCTGACTTACCTTTGACTTACTCCTGTCCCTTGCAGAAGTGGTGGATCCGTTAGAGAGCATGTTTCCCCCAGAGCTTTCAATCCTGAGAAACACAGATCCTCGTGAACACACTCGTCCCGACCTCCCCTTCCTGTTTCCCCCGGGGATGGACCAGAATCCATCCTTTCCTTTCACCCCTACTCTGGAGGAGCAGGCATGGCCAAATCGGGGTCCTGAGGAGCAGCATGAAGCTCTGAGTGGGATTCTCAGTGTGCAGTGTGAGGAGAGTAAGATGGTCGTGAGCATTGACAAGGAGAGCCTGCAGGTGAGCATATATAAGTTTAGTTTTTAGTGAAAAACACCCCAAATAATGAAATATGCAAAAATTAAGAAGCATAACAAATTCCAAGATTTTAATATACAGCCACCTTGAAGtccaattgcaaaaaaaaaaaaaaagcaccttcTCCTTTTTGTCCCTTTTCAAAAAGACACACAATACTTTAATATACATCATGACAGTATAGCACAAATCTAATGTAATCATTATTTCAGATTTCCCATATACAGATGTAGACAATTTTTGGTAGCCTTTCATGAAAAACAAGACCCCTCaattatttctgaaataaaatttaactgACAAAAGGTTGACATACATTATTGTTTatcttatatttaataaaaatcaggCTTTGCTTCCGATCTGATGACAGAATATTTTCTACAGTATAACAAATGAAAATGCCATCAACTGCAAAATCACTGCAAACACGTGATTTCTGTAGCTCCCAGTGAAACTTCTGCATTTACAGATACTACTCAGGTGTGAAGGCTTTCTTTAGATGTTTGATGGGACACACACCAGGGTACAGATTTTGTTCTTAGCCATGCTAGTTAAAGGTTTTGTGTCATTATCCTAAAGGACTTATGAGCTGAGACTAAATCTTCTGATGCTGGGCAAACTGTTGTACTACCGAATGTTTTCATAGTTTTGAGATTTTACAGCTTACTTTCATAGGCATAGTTTCCTGTGCCAGATGCAGCACAGCAGGTGAAAAACATAACCAAGCCTTCTCCATATTTAACAATTCATTTGCATATTCCACTCTGGCATTTATGTTTTGATCAGCAATAAAGTTTTCATGGCTCCTCTTCAATTTAGCTGACTGACTCTCAAATAGGGATGATTGAGATTTACCACTGATGTCCCGTTACCTTGGAGTTCAGTTTGTAtcacttttaaaacatttcttaacTTTTATCGACCATTTTCTTTATCCTTCTGTTCAAACAGTTTTCCTCTTGCAGTTGTGTCCAGTGAGGTTTGGTTCAGTCCCAAGGACTTTACCCTTCCTAATAATATTTGCAACTGTAGTCATTGGAGATGATCTTTTAGTCATTACCATCAACATTCTTGTCTATAAGTAACTGATCTCCTCAGACAATTTTCTGCATTGCTTTCTCTGGTCAATGTTCAGTGTGGTGCACATAATGATACCAAACATTACTTTTCTCTGTTTTCATAGGCTGAATAACTAATTAAGAGaatgatgacatttttttttttttatctttattgaaTAAGCAATAATTTGATAATCTATTTTCACACTTTATTAAGGGATGCAGGCATACATGAGTCAATTGCTTTCAATTTGACCACTTTTCAGGAGGAATGACGTGTTTTTTCAATAAGTTGTAAGGCTCCCAGCAAATCTTTTCACATCTGTACCTCATACTAGGATATTTAACTGATCCAGGAATGTGTAATAAGCATTGCTGTGGGACATCATGTGGAAAGTCATTGCGGAAACTAAAAGCGAGGTACATCTGTTGCCGATAACACTTTTACAACTCATCGATGTGTTGGAAGACgccatatttttatatatatattttttttatatacatagaAAGCTGTGTAAATATTCCtggaatatgtgtgtgtttttctccatGAAGTCAGTCCTTGTAAAAGTCAGCAAAATTGTAGTACACCACACATCCTCTGCATTTCAACGGATCTGCTGTCAACTTTCACCCTTACAGAAATGTGCCAAAGAGGGACagtattcattatttataagtGGTTTTGTGTGTTGGACCTTTGGATTGAACCCTAAGCTCTTGTCTGAGTTGAAATGAAAGCCCTACTTATCTCTTCTACATGTAAGCGATGTGAGGAATGTAGAAAAATATTTGACGTTTTGGTTTAGAAGTCAGATccatgtacacaggacaatgcTTTACTTATCCATTTGTAATTAGTTCTAAATCTTATTTGTTGGCATTTCCTTGCAGGCAACAGGTATAAATAAAGCCAACATAACCCTGCAGGACCCACAATGCAAAGCAATATCCAACTCCACCCACTACATCCTGGAGACTCCACTGACTGGCTGTCAAACTACTAAATACCCCTTGCACCACCCCAGCCCAATGGACCTCTACATCAATTCAGTAAGTATGATAAGAACAAGGCAGAGAGAGGCATGGCATAGTCACAaggcataaaaaaatgcatgtgtaaATCAGCCTTTCAGATATGGTTCTGGAATTAGTTTAAagtatgaaaatgtttttttttttttttttttttttttttttttagaacgaACACTAAACTTACAGGcaaaaatcaaatacaaaaaaatgaaaagaataaatgtaaacagacGATTAATACTTATGTTGCTGTTAATACTTGGGCGCCATATGTCAAAAgttgtattcattttattatacattttttaaacaaactcgTATATAGAAAACACCATATGCTCAGCAATAAATAGTAGAAGAAACTATACAAATTACTAATTACACTAGATGGTGTACACTACTGTGGTCCTTGATGtttgttaacattttaataaaatgaattcattGAATACCCTGATGTTTAATACCCTGTTAAAATACTGTTCAGTCCTACGATTAAATGGACACACAGAGTgcagatcatttaaaaaataagataCTGATAGGactcatttttaataaaaaggaaagatgtTCACGGTCAGTTGAGGGTGTGCGTTTGCTCTGACTCTTTATTTGATGCGATTTGCTTGTTTTTACTCAGCTTAAATGAGTCACATCCTTACTGATGTCCTGTGATAATTCTTTGAGGAAATTTGATACAGTGCATTTTAGTCCTGCTCCATTAGATCCGGGCAAACTCCCAACTATTCCAGCTTTGTGTGAACGAAGGTCCTTGATGGCGATTTAGTAATTTTGTCCAATGTGTTCAGAGCAAATATGTGGCCAAGTCCAAGCTGAGAACCATCAACAAGGTCTCAGCCAATGGCCAAGCTCAGGATTTCATCTTGATTAGGCAACATTCTCAAACATTCATCATCGCTGAGCTAGTAACGGTCAAGATGATTCCCTTTATTATGAGTTAAGATGTGAAAAGTATGCTCGGGATATCCACTTAGGGACTGGCAATGTTGAAACTCTTAAGCGTTCCCACGGCTCAATTCCAGCTCATGTGTTTTCTGAGTTCTTAGCAGGCccctacacagacacacacaaacaaacacacatgcatgcacataatATAGGCATTATACTATTATACTTATGTCTCAAATTAACTGAGCTGAATTGCGTCAAGGTTGTGGAACTGCAGTGACTTACAGATCTTGCGATCAACAGATTGTGATCAGACATTCAGAAAGCAGGGACGGCAGCGGCTGGCCAACGGATGATGAAGACCTGGACTCAGGAGACGTACTGCTCTCAGACGGACCATCTGTACGCCACCCAACCATTTTGGTAGGATGTTTTCACGTGGAaatcagtgtttaaaaattgAGCACTGTGTACATTTGTTCATATGTTATGGATTTATGGAAAATTCCTCATAATTCAGTCCTAATTCAGTTCTCAGGTACAGCTTTTCCAACAAACAGGACTGGGTTGGTTCTGGTGCCAAAACAAGAACCAGTTAAATGAGAATTTGTGAATTTTCCAATGTATGCCATAAcacaaacattattattattttttttaaacgtgcAGTTGCATTGCATTTGCCAGAAAGATGTCTTATTCTTCATCAAACCACTGACTCACAGAAGTCATTATTTTGCtcctgtggatttaatagcaGTCGTATAAACAATCAGTTGTTGTTTTCATTTAGTTCAGCCAATTAGTTGCTTCAATTTTCTGACATTTTTGGTTTCTTACCTGCAGGCCAGCTGCTTTGCAGTGCCTAAATAGAAGCAATTGCACAGCTAAATTTCTCCAGATGATTTCTAGCTGGAATCCAGGATTAGACACAAAAAAACCTGTATTCTGTTTGATACTTGTTAGGTGGTTGttcattacatttgttttaaagtttGAACCCTCGAATGGAATACATGCCAGCAAATAAACATAGATTTGTCATGTGAGCTGTCCAGACCGCATGAACAATGTGGATTAGGTGGAATTTCCCAAGGATTAAAAACCTCTAGTACAGAGCattatgtattataaaataGACTATTAATGTATTGTGTTCTTGATAGATGTGATGATGAAATTTTAAGGCTGTTATTTTTGTAAGCAGTATTGCGGCATGTCTAACAAAAATGtgtagtatatacagtatattttaagaTATTCTATCTTTGTTAGTATATTCCAGTATTATGGATCATGTTTCAGAGTTTTCAGTCTGGTCTCTTTTGCATTTCACTATATAGCTGTCATAGCTTCACTATATAGCTGATGTACAGCTTTTGCCATAAAAAGGCATTGCGTCCATGTAATCCAGGTATTCTTTTATTGTCATACATAACAACTGCTGTACAAATGTCTTAGAAGGACCTGCAGAGCTTCAGCCCTGAGACTACTTTTCCCAGACTCCCCCAGTGGTAGTAAATACAATTTAAGGGCTTAGAAAGACTTTTATGTCTTTCCAGAGTTTTAGTGTCTGGACTCTTTTTCACCTTCTGCACTTCTCCACACTTTACTTCCACTttagtctttttctttctgcactccctctcttttacacacacacacacacacacacacacacacacacacacacacacacacacacacacaccttgtccctgttatttatttatagatttttttgcatttctcttAAATGTTATTGTTAATTCTAGAACTTGACTCATgccagagctttttttttttatctcacaattcagtttaaagcattttaatttattcCAGTTTAATTCAGTACAGTTTAATGAACTTTATTGGCctaaactaaaaactactaCCCAAGATTTAGGTTTCCCAAATCTATTACTCATTTCTCACCCTAACCCCCTCCTGAACATAATGCAGCccaaaaatgtgtaatttatagtatctctctctgtctccgtCTCCAGTTTAACTGTACGTACCGTAAGGTTGAAGATGCTTCTCCTCACTTTCCCTGGCCTCGACGAGATGTTAAGCAAGAACCTGTGGAAAACATGACATTCAGCATGGAGCTGTACAACACCAGCCTGTTCCACCATCCACAACCTCCTTCCTTCATCCAGGTCATGGACAACAAGCCTGTTTTTGTGGAGGTAAAATACAGAGAACAGTAACAACACATTACATGATACTACTGTACTTTATTGCATAGATGGTTTcacaattacaattaaaaaggATCACTTCGGTAGAACAGATACTATTGTAGAAAAGTCTACATTTCTTAATCTTTAATTTTTTCTGGATATAATGATTTGACAAAGATCTGTATGTTCAAAACTTGCGAAGTTTAATTTTGAATTCTCATACATCTAAAGATAAAAACAATTACTGGTTTTATAATGGCTTTAGCTGATATCTCAAAGGTTTACTATCTAACCATGCAgttgtttattttcaaatagAACTGAAAATCGATAGTGACACAAGCACTTGAGATTTAAAAAGTGAGTGAGGCATGCGTTGTTAAATGTTGTTGGTCCAAACATTGATACTAACTGCAGTGCAAGTGCTGAAAAGaccatcttttatttttaagcacACGGATAGTGTGTCttgtttgtctcttttttttatgtaaatagaCAGAAAAAGGGGGTGAAATTTGAGTTTAGAATAATACCTCTAAGGTTTGGAAGAGGAGATTTGCCTTTGAATCTGTAAGAATTTGTGATTCTTGGAAGTGAGGAGTATGTGtgaaaaaagatcaaatatgGGACTGACTCAGCAGTATGACTTGGTACTTTTGAGCTGTAAACCTTTGATTCATCAACTCGCTAAAAGGCATcttttttatcagtttttttttcatttatcccTCCATACAGAGAAGGAACAATGGGGGTCCCTAATGCTCACTGttgctttctttctgtctcttgttGAAATTCaattgtgtgtgatttatatcaAAGTGTGAAATATCAAAGAatatttgaagtgtgtgtgtttgtgagagtgaaagaaagcatgagagagaaagagagat
It encodes:
- the tgfbr3 gene encoding transforming growth factor beta receptor type 3 isoform X2, with product MMGHTRLVVIVLLAIGSAVSAGPLLRSPCELLPVGEGHPVQAMLESYTALSGCASRGTTSLPQEVHIINLRSSNTEELMEKPEVALHLRPIQSLSMHQKPLVFVLNSPKPFQWKIHADNLAPGIKRTFHVSDGSVVQFENGNLSLSCEVQRAMLPHGNEHLMSWAKSQYRAITSFTELKMTHDIFIKVGEDAVFSDTCKIDNKFLSLNYLGSYVQPQASKGCVLSGPSVDQEVHIIELQAPNSSSALQVDVTVDLRPVEPDMPLHRDIVLLLRCEKSVNWVIKAYSVIGKLHIVTSDSVSLNASTERLMQVSKAVKQKLPAGAQALIQWAEENNYGPVTSYTSTAVANIFHLRVREKEVVDPLESMFPPELSILRNTDPREHTRPDLPFLFPPGMDQNPSFPFTPTLEEQAWPNRGPEEQHEALSGILSVQCEESKMVVSIDKESLQATGINKANITLQDPQCKAISNSTHYILETPLTGCQTTKYPLHHPSPMDLYINSIVIRHSESRDGSGWPTDDEDLDSGDVLLSDGPSVRHPTILFNCTYRKVEDASPHFPWPRRDVKQEPVENMTFSMELYNTSLFHHPQPPSFIQVMDNKPVFVEISATKADPELSFMIQTCFISANSNHEMPSDYVLIENICPTDESVSYYSSKVDKKRFSFEFRSKFKVPLLFLHCEMSVCFKKHHMHPGLPECMHPNDACTNVSGETIIKMMMNSKTSTKPLVVISDDDGTEESTTHKPPGFPDNPPSTHVYALDTPTVVGIAFAAFLIGALLTGALWFIYSHTGDSAVRQSVPRSPPASENSSAAHSIGSTQSTPCSSSSNA
- the tgfbr3 gene encoding transforming growth factor beta receptor type 3 isoform X3, which produces MMGHTRLVVIVLLAIGSAVSAGPLLRSPCELLPVGEGHPVQAMLESYTALSGCASRGTTSLPQEVHIINLRSSNTEELMEKPEVALHLRPIQSLSMHQKPLVFVLNSPKPFQWKIHADNLAPGIKRTFHVSDGSVVQFENGNLSLSCEVQRAMLPHGNEHLMSWAKSQYRAITSFTELKMTHDIFIKVGEDAVFSDTCKIDNKFLSLNYLGSYVQPQASKGCVLSGPSVDQEVHIIELQAPNSSSALQVDVTVDLRPVEPDMPLHRDIVLLLRCEKSVNWVIKAYSVIGKLHIVTSDSVSLNASTERLMQVSKAVKQKLPAGAQALIQWAEENNYGPVTSYTSTAVANIFHLRVREKEVVDPLESMFPPELSILRNTDPREHTRPDLPFLFPPGMDQNPSFPFTPTLEEQAWPNRGPEEQHEALSGILSVQCEESKMVVSIDKESLQATGINKANITLQDPQCKAISNSTHYILETPLTGCQTTKYPLHHPSPMDLYINSIVIRHSESRDGSGWPTDDEDLDSGDVLLSDGPSVRHPTILFNCTYRKVEDASPHFPWPRRDVKQEPVENMTFSMELYNTSLFHHPQPPSFIQVMDNKPVFVEISATKADPELSFMIQTCFISANSNHEMPSDYVLIENICPTDESVSYYSSKVDKKRFSFEFRSKFKVPLLFLHCEMSVCFKKHHMHPGLPEHLGNG